The window AGGTTCTCGTGAGCCGTTCGAGATGAACGGATGCATCGATATCCCTGAGAGAGTTGACAATGTCGGTAAGTACCTCCCGTTCTTTGACGATAACCGAGACAACGAAGGAACCGTTCCGAACTGACGTGACCGTGAAGATGCACTCGTACTCGGAGGCCGCCGTACAGATGCACGAAGACTCCATCTCTGCGGAGATGAACGACGTCTGTTCGACCGCACGGTCTTCCGTACGCACTTCGCAGTAACAGGTGTGACACTCGGATTCGTCGCTCACGATGTTCTGTGAGATGATCGTTGAGTCGTTTGCTTCGCGGATGATCGGACAGAAAGAGTTGGCGGG of the Natronosalvus vescus genome contains:
- a CDS encoding helix-turn-helix domain-containing protein translates to MGQSAPGSLHETEVNPLRATLLIKPPANSFCPIIREANDSTIISQNIVSDESECHTCYCEVRTEDRAVEQTSFISAEMESSCICTAASEYECIFTVTSVRNGSFVVSVIVKEREVLTDIVNSLRDIDASVHLERLTRTCTDEESRFEINTSKITDKQREAVDLAVELGYYDCPRQADLEVLADRLDISRSAVSQRLNAAEVTLVRSLVSD